From a region of the Nitrospiraceae bacterium genome:
- a CDS encoding MFS transporter: MASGDSSGPVLPNAPNRTANAGLGLTIGRTQARRWLLTRDFGLIWWSQVLSQVADGVSKLALLWFVYAITGSPLKTTMIGLLQTLPPIVFGPFIGVLVDRLPKKAILIVSDVTRGVLIGVVPCMVAVPHFTVGSLYMLVFLYGIATAVFVPTLSSAVPFMVPRRQFTAANALLQSTTSLGIMIGPALSGLGIALTGSQEVLCWNAVTYLASAACLTPIRLREQGAPAHRTESGSTVLRHMVDGMRYAFFTHRQLLVLIIMASVYTFGTGAFTTLFPVFGSTMLGLGPVEVGYLWSWLGVGFFLTSIGLIRLSEWPMDKRVLTIAAACLLGGASVCALTWVTDVKAAALLITCIGIGFGAWTPMAWGMIQEMAPANMLGRVMSAYTAVATATSLAGMSFFGWVTEAFGSAISVVGIGLILCCLALLSRWFSRHVHELRPASAIRNSN; the protein is encoded by the coding sequence ATGGCCAGTGGAGATTCATCAGGACCTGTGCTTCCGAACGCCCCCAACCGCACAGCGAACGCCGGCCTAGGGCTAACGATCGGCAGGACGCAGGCACGACGGTGGCTGCTGACGCGTGACTTCGGCCTCATCTGGTGGAGCCAGGTGTTGTCGCAGGTCGCAGACGGAGTGAGCAAGCTGGCGCTGCTCTGGTTCGTCTATGCGATCACCGGATCCCCGCTCAAGACCACGATGATCGGTCTGCTCCAGACCCTCCCACCCATCGTGTTCGGCCCATTTATCGGCGTGCTGGTAGATCGGCTTCCCAAGAAAGCCATCTTGATCGTGAGCGATGTTACCAGAGGAGTGTTGATCGGTGTTGTCCCCTGCATGGTCGCAGTCCCTCACTTCACAGTAGGCTCACTCTATATGCTGGTCTTTCTCTATGGCATCGCGACGGCCGTTTTCGTGCCGACATTGTCCTCAGCCGTGCCCTTCATGGTGCCGCGCAGGCAATTCACAGCGGCCAATGCACTACTCCAAAGTACAACCAGCCTTGGGATCATGATTGGTCCTGCCCTGAGCGGACTCGGCATCGCGCTTACCGGTTCTCAGGAAGTCCTCTGCTGGAATGCCGTCACCTACCTGGCCTCTGCCGCCTGCCTCACTCCCATTCGGTTAAGGGAGCAGGGAGCGCCGGCGCATCGGACTGAATCTGGTTCTACCGTCCTTCGCCACATGGTGGACGGTATGCGCTACGCGTTCTTCACACACCGGCAATTATTGGTCCTGATCATCATGGCCTCCGTCTACACCTTCGGCACCGGCGCGTTCACCACCCTTTTCCCGGTATTCGGTTCCACCATGCTGGGACTCGGCCCCGTCGAGGTCGGCTATCTGTGGTCTTGGTTGGGTGTCGGTTTCTTCCTGACATCCATCGGGCTCATCCGATTGAGCGAATGGCCTATGGACAAGCGAGTCCTAACCATCGCCGCCGCCTGCCTGCTGGGTGGAGCGTCGGTCTGCGCGCTCACTTGGGTCACCGACGTAAAGGCCGCCGCACTACTCATCACCTGCATTGGAATCGGATTCGGAGCCTGGACGCCGATGGCCTGGGGAATGATCCAAGAAATGGCGCCGGCAAACATGCTCGGGCGAGTCATGTCCGCCTATACGGCGGTCGCCACTGCTACCTCATTGGCTGGAATGAGCTTCTTCGGCTGGGTGACGGAAGCGTTCGGCTCCGCCATCAGCGTCGTGGGAATCGGTCTGATCCTGTGCTGTCTCGCGCTCTTGAGCCGATGGTTCAGCCGGCACGTCCATGAGCTTCGACCCGCCTCGGCAATCAGAAACTCGAATTGA
- a CDS encoding response regulator: MAALLVIDDEPGVLEFLALVLRQAGHTVVTADNGREAFRILHQSPVDLVLTDIYMPEQDGIELVQRVRSQFPEIKLIAISGGVGGESLLEAAGRLGADAALSKPVTSNDLIKTVAQVLQCPLPSA; encoded by the coding sequence ATGGCCGCTTTGCTGGTGATCGATGACGAGCCTGGTGTCCTGGAATTTCTCGCCCTGGTCCTACGCCAAGCCGGACATACCGTTGTCACCGCCGACAACGGTCGCGAAGCATTCCGCATACTCCATCAGTCACCGGTTGACCTGGTGCTCACCGACATCTACATGCCCGAACAGGACGGGATCGAACTGGTGCAACGTGTCCGTTCGCAGTTCCCCGAAATCAAGCTCATTGCGATATCCGGTGGCGTAGGCGGAGAATCGCTCCTGGAGGCGGCTGGACGCCTTGGCGCCGACGCAGCGTTGAGCAAACCCGTGACGTCGAATGACCTCATCAAGACGGTGGCTCAGGTCCTGCAGTGTCCCCTCCCATCTGCATAA